In Streptomyces longhuiensis, the following proteins share a genomic window:
- a CDS encoding M20 family metallopeptidase yields the protein MTATRAEATVEALLADVETLVRCESPSSDHEAVARSADVVAALGRRLLDAEPDRVVIDGCTHLRWRFGEAPRVLLLGHHDTVWPTGSLETHPYSVLDGVLRGPGCFDMKAGIVMALHAAAAAGNRSGLSVLVTGDEEIGSPSSRRLIEEEARGCDAVFVLEASADGGALKCRRKGVSLYRIDVDGRAAHAGLEPEKGVNAGVEVAHQILAVAALADPERGTTVVPTALSAGTTTNTVPAHAGVAVDVRVWYEAEQRRVDQAVRDLRPVLDGSRIRISGGINRPPLQEDASSGLFDLAATLAGELGLGTLTAAAVGGASDGNFTAGLGVPTLDGLGAVGGGAHADDEHVVVAELPRRTALLTALIDAVLAK from the coding sequence ATGACGGCGACGCGTGCCGAAGCGACGGTGGAGGCGCTCCTCGCCGACGTCGAGACCCTGGTGCGGTGCGAGTCGCCGTCGTCCGACCACGAAGCCGTCGCTCGCAGCGCAGACGTCGTGGCGGCGCTGGGGCGCAGGCTGCTGGACGCGGAACCGGATCGCGTGGTGATCGACGGGTGTACGCATCTGAGGTGGCGGTTCGGCGAGGCGCCGCGTGTGCTGCTGCTGGGCCACCACGACACCGTGTGGCCCACCGGATCGCTGGAGACGCACCCGTATTCCGTCCTGGACGGAGTGCTGCGCGGGCCGGGCTGCTTCGACATGAAGGCGGGCATCGTGATGGCGTTGCACGCCGCCGCGGCCGCCGGGAACCGGTCGGGTCTTTCGGTCCTCGTCACCGGTGACGAGGAGATCGGCTCCCCGTCGTCGCGGCGCCTGATCGAGGAAGAGGCTCGCGGCTGCGACGCGGTCTTCGTGCTGGAGGCATCGGCCGACGGCGGAGCGCTCAAGTGCCGTCGCAAGGGTGTCTCCCTGTACCGGATTGACGTGGACGGCCGGGCCGCGCACGCCGGGCTCGAGCCGGAGAAGGGTGTGAACGCCGGGGTGGAGGTGGCGCACCAGATCCTCGCCGTCGCCGCACTCGCCGATCCCGAACGGGGTACGACCGTCGTGCCGACGGCCCTGTCCGCCGGCACCACGACCAACACCGTTCCCGCCCATGCCGGCGTGGCGGTCGACGTACGTGTGTGGTACGAGGCGGAACAGCGGCGGGTCGATCAGGCCGTGCGGGACCTCCGGCCCGTACTCGACGGCTCGCGGATCCGGATCTCGGGTGGAATCAACCGCCCGCCGCTGCAGGAGGACGCGTCCTCGGGGCTGTTCGACCTCGCCGCGACGCTCGCCGGCGAACTCGGCCTCGGAACCCTCACCGCCGCCGCTGTCGGCGGTGCCTCGGACGGAAACTTCACCGCAGGCCTTGGGGTCCCCACCCTCGACGGCCTCGGCGCCGTGGGCGGCGGCGC
- a CDS encoding amidohydrolase family protein produces the protein MQTLLRGGRVIDPGTGFDGIADVLVSDGVVRAVAAGLDAPPGCEVIDVTGLVVGPGFVDLHSHVHSIAGQRLQAMDGVTTALDLESGLMPIGRAYAEAAADGRPLHYGFSASWGGARAQVLAGIQPDAQIGSGLAVLGNHAWQRSSTDRELAAWLDLIEGELAAGALGIGVLLGYAPHSEPAEFLAVARLAAKAGVPTYTHVRELVEVDPGTPADGSEEIVIAAAETGAAMHHCHVNSTSGHHIDRVLRALDGSRRSGSRVTVEAYPYGAGSTAIGAAFLDAERLRMKGLSPSSVVMLESGERIADAGRLRQLRNSDPGAPCILEFLDEGNPRDLAMLHQALTFPDAIVASDAMPVYWPDGSNDTTEWPLPPGGTTHPRTAGTFTKTLRVMVRESGAWDWPEAFRRCAHLPARVLDDVAPGARAKGHLGVGADADIVVLDPVTITDCATYFDSTRPSVGVRHLFVGGVPVVSAGELQADALAGQPLRGEPR, from the coding sequence ATGCAGACACTTTTGCGTGGCGGCCGTGTCATTGATCCGGGAACAGGGTTCGACGGCATCGCCGACGTCCTCGTGTCCGACGGCGTGGTGAGGGCTGTCGCCGCGGGGCTCGACGCGCCACCGGGATGCGAGGTCATTGACGTCACGGGGTTGGTCGTCGGTCCGGGCTTCGTCGACCTGCACAGCCACGTGCACTCCATCGCGGGGCAGCGGCTGCAGGCCATGGACGGTGTGACGACGGCCCTCGACCTGGAATCGGGCCTCATGCCCATCGGGCGTGCGTACGCCGAGGCCGCCGCGGACGGACGCCCGCTGCACTACGGCTTCTCCGCCTCTTGGGGTGGCGCCCGGGCCCAGGTGCTCGCCGGCATCCAGCCCGACGCACAGATCGGGAGCGGCCTCGCGGTGCTTGGAAACCACGCATGGCAGCGCTCCTCCACCGATCGTGAACTCGCCGCGTGGCTGGACCTGATCGAGGGTGAACTGGCCGCCGGAGCGCTCGGTATCGGAGTCCTCCTCGGGTACGCGCCGCACAGTGAGCCGGCCGAGTTCCTCGCCGTCGCCCGGCTTGCCGCGAAGGCCGGTGTGCCGACGTACACCCACGTCCGTGAGCTGGTCGAGGTGGATCCCGGCACTCCGGCAGACGGCTCCGAGGAGATCGTCATCGCCGCGGCCGAGACCGGCGCCGCGATGCACCACTGCCATGTCAACAGCACGTCGGGCCACCACATCGACCGGGTACTCCGAGCGTTGGACGGTTCACGGCGGTCGGGATCCCGTGTGACGGTCGAGGCCTACCCGTACGGGGCGGGCAGCACGGCGATCGGTGCGGCCTTCCTCGACGCCGAACGGCTGCGGATGAAGGGCCTGTCCCCGTCCAGCGTCGTGATGCTCGAATCGGGGGAACGCATCGCCGACGCGGGGCGCCTACGGCAGTTGCGCAACAGTGACCCCGGAGCGCCCTGCATTCTGGAGTTCCTCGACGAGGGCAACCCGCGCGATCTCGCGATGCTGCACCAGGCGTTGACCTTCCCGGACGCCATCGTCGCCAGTGACGCGATGCCGGTCTACTGGCCCGACGGCAGCAACGACACCACCGAGTGGCCGCTGCCGCCCGGGGGAACGACGCACCCGCGCACCGCGGGAACGTTCACCAAGACGCTGCGCGTGATGGTGCGGGAGAGCGGCGCCTGGGACTGGCCGGAGGCGTTCCGGCGCTGTGCCCACCTGCCGGCGCGAGTCCTCGACGACGTGGCGCCGGGCGCTCGGGCGAAGGGACACCTCGGCGTCGGCGCGGACGCGGACATTGTCGTACTCGATCCGGTGACGATCACCGATTGCGCGACCTATTTCGACTCCACGCGGCCGTCCGTGGGCGTGCGGCACTTGTTCGTCGGTGGTGTCCCGGTGGTCAGCGCGGGGGAGCTTCAGGCCGACGCGCTTGCCGGACAGCCGCTGCGAGGTGAGCCGCGATGA
- a CDS encoding ABC transporter permease — MTARYPLMTPASSSRLTRRGRGVGSGVMAAVLGGFAAIAAAGTLVLTVLDRRREVGLPRLSGTTRGQVRNMMRWEALLVAATGLLLGAPASPGPRSPLTRGPSGARTSYPRRRGGRLGGRHRPPRPGRHRSAHACAASQPLHGSWRAGRQ, encoded by the coding sequence ATGACGGCCCGGTATCCGCTGATGACGCCGGCCTCCTCCAGCCGCTTGACCCGGCGCGGGCGCGGGGTGGGGTCAGGCGTCATGGCCGCGGTCCTCGGCGGCTTCGCCGCCATCGCCGCAGCCGGCACCCTCGTCCTGACCGTCCTCGACCGTCGACGTGAGGTGGGTCTGCCTCGGTTGTCCGGCACCACCCGGGGCCAGGTGCGGAACATGATGCGCTGGGAAGCGCTCCTGGTGGCCGCCACCGGTCTCCTGCTCGGCGCGCCGGCATCGCCTGGACCACGCTCACCCCTCACCCGCGGCCCCTCCGGCGCCCGCACTTCGTATCCCCGCCGGCGCGGCGGTCGCCTTGGTGGCAGGCACCGTCCTCCTCGGCCTGGCCGCCACCGGTCTGCCCACGCGTGCGCTGCTTCGCAGCCACTCCACGGAAGTTGGCGGGCCGGACGCCAGTAG